A genomic segment from Fusarium fujikuroi IMI 58289 draft genome, chromosome FFUJ_chr04 encodes:
- a CDS encoding probable glyceraldehyde 3-phosphate dehydrogenase (ccg-7): protein MAPIKVGINGFGRIGRIVFRNAVEHPDIEVVAVNDPFIEPHYAVYMLKYDSSHGIFKGEVGNDGNDLVVNGKTVKFYSERDPANIKWSETGADYVVESTGVFTTIDKAKAHLAGGAKKVIISAPSADAPMYVVGVNENKYDGSADIISNASCTTNCLAPLAKVINDKFGIVEGLMTTVHSYTATQKTVDGPSAKDWRGGRGAAQNIIPSSTGAAKAVGKVIPELNGKLTGMSMRVPTANVSVVDLTVRLEKGASYDQIKKVIKEASEGDLKGVLAYTEDDVVSSDLNGNTNSSIFDAKAGISLNDNFVKLVSWYDNEWGYSRRVLDLLAHVAKVDASK, encoded by the exons ATGGCTCCCATCAAGGTCGGCATCAACGGTTTCGGCCGTATCGGCCGTATCGTCTTCCGCAACGCCGTCGAGCACCCTGACATCGAGGTTGTTGCTGTCAACGATCCTTTCATTGAGCCTCACTACGCC GTCTACATGCTCAAGTATGACTCTTCCCACGGTATCTTCAAGGGTGAGGTCGGCAACGATGGTAATGACCTTGTCGTCAATGGCAAGACTGTCAAGTTCTACTCTGAGCGCGACCCCGCCAACATCAAGTGGTCCGAGACCGGCGCCGACTACGTCGTCGAGTCTACTGGTGTCTTCACCACCattgacaaggccaaggcccatcttgctggtggtgccaagaaggtcatcaTTTCTGCCCCCTCTGCCGACGCTCCCATGTACGTCGTCGGTGTCAACGAGAACAAGTACGACGGCTCTGCCgacatcatctccaacgcCTCTTGCACCACCAACTGCCTGGCTCCCCTCGCCAAggtcatcaacgacaagTTTGGTATCGTGGAGGGTCTCATGACCACCGTCCACTCCTACACTGCTACCCAGAAGACCGTCGATGGTCCCTCCGCCAAGGACTGGCGAGGTGGCCGTGGCGCTGCCCAGAACATCATCCCCTCCAGCACTGGTGCCGCCAAGGCTGTCGGCAAGGTCATTCCTGAGCTCAACGGTAAGCTCACTGGCATGTCAATGCGTGTCCCTACCGCCAACGTTTCCGTTGTCGATCTTACTGTCCGCCTTGAGAAGGGTGCTTCTTAcgaccagatcaagaaggtcatcaagGAGGCCTCTGAGGGTGACCTCAAGGGCGTTCTGGCCTACACTGAGGACGATGTTGTCTCCTCCGATCTCAACGGTAACACAAACTCCTCCATCTTCGATGCTAAGGCCGGTATCTCTCTCAACGACAACTTCGTCAAGCTGGTCTCCTGGTACGACAACGAGTGGGGTTACTCCCGCCGTGTCCTCGACCTCCTGGCCCACGTTGCCAAGGTCGATGCCTCCAAGTAA